A stretch of the Pseudalkalibacillus hwajinpoensis genome encodes the following:
- the xseA gene encoding exodeoxyribonuclease VII large subunit, translating into MKADRYISVTALTRHVKRMIDNEPALQDVWLRGELSNVKLHNRGHLYFTVKDDKSRVQAVMFAGNNRHMKFKPESGMKVLIRGEISVFEPYGQYQLYAKEMQPDGIGNLYLAYEELKRKLEFEGLFSDNLKQQIPRYPTEIGVITSPTGAAIRDIFTTIKRRYPAARITVFPVLVQGNRAKGSIVQAIEMANAMKMIDVLIVGRGGGSIEELWAFNEEEVARSIARSHVPIISAVGHETDFTIADFVADLRAPTPTGAAELAVPSVVELKERVDQRVHRLMRVMQEKLVSDRDRLSNLQKSYAFRYPDQLLKQKEQELDLQVERLQRNMKRLLSYTKEQVDRNHKQLKKQHPQKLLKEASQELVELKNSLNKEMQRVLVGKQRDFSLAAGKLNALSPLKVMERGYSLAYKEEELIKSVSQVQPGDVLKLEMTDGKIDCHVWGLEESDSNGEK; encoded by the coding sequence GTGAAAGCGGATCGCTATATATCGGTAACGGCGCTTACGAGACATGTTAAGCGAATGATTGATAATGAACCTGCACTGCAAGATGTCTGGTTGCGTGGCGAATTATCCAATGTGAAGCTTCACAATCGAGGACATCTTTACTTTACAGTTAAAGATGATAAATCACGTGTTCAGGCTGTCATGTTTGCAGGAAATAATCGACATATGAAATTCAAACCCGAAAGCGGAATGAAAGTACTGATCCGTGGAGAAATATCTGTGTTTGAGCCGTATGGCCAATATCAGCTATATGCAAAAGAAATGCAACCTGATGGAATTGGTAATCTGTATTTAGCTTACGAAGAGTTGAAACGAAAACTCGAATTTGAAGGATTGTTTTCTGATAACCTCAAACAGCAAATTCCACGTTATCCTACAGAAATTGGCGTTATTACTTCCCCTACTGGAGCGGCCATTCGAGATATTTTCACAACAATTAAAAGACGGTATCCAGCTGCGCGAATTACGGTTTTTCCCGTTCTCGTGCAGGGAAATCGTGCTAAGGGATCGATTGTTCAAGCTATAGAGATGGCGAATGCGATGAAAATGATTGATGTGCTGATTGTGGGGCGTGGCGGTGGATCTATTGAAGAACTATGGGCATTTAATGAAGAAGAAGTCGCAAGAAGTATTGCTAGGTCGCACGTACCGATTATTTCTGCGGTAGGCCATGAAACGGATTTTACGATTGCGGATTTCGTTGCTGACTTAAGAGCGCCGACACCAACTGGTGCTGCTGAATTAGCAGTCCCTAGTGTAGTGGAATTGAAAGAGCGAGTTGATCAAAGAGTACATAGACTCATGAGAGTAATGCAAGAAAAACTTGTCTCCGATCGAGATCGGCTGTCAAACCTCCAAAAGTCTTATGCTTTTCGCTATCCAGATCAACTATTGAAGCAAAAGGAACAAGAGCTTGATTTGCAAGTAGAGCGATTGCAGAGAAATATGAAGCGGTTATTGTCGTATACAAAAGAACAAGTCGATCGAAACCATAAGCAATTAAAAAAGCAGCACCCCCAAAAACTTCTAAAAGAAGCGAGTCAAGAGCTTGTAGAGCTCAAGAATTCTTTGAATAAGGAAATGCAACGTGTTTTAGTTGGAAAACAACGTGATTTCTCACTTGCTGCTGGGAAATTGAATGCATTAAGTCCATTGAAAGTAATGGAGCGGGGGTATAGCCTTGCATATAAAGAAGAAGAACTCATTAAGTCTGTTAGTCAGGTCCAACCTGGAGATGTTCTTAAACTTGAAATGACAGATGGAAAAATTGATTGCCATGTATGGGGATTAGAGGAGAGTGATTCGAATGGAGAAAAATGA
- the nusB gene encoding transcription antitermination factor NusB: protein MKRRHAREKAIQVLFQIDVTDTDPREALQHVLNEGEVDEFLSELVFGTLENLEKIDEVIKENLVNWTFNRIGNVDRSVLRMASYEMVVRDDIPVNVSLNEAVELAKLFGGEESGRFVNGVLSKIIQKS, encoded by the coding sequence ATGAAAAGAAGACATGCAAGAGAAAAAGCCATCCAGGTATTGTTTCAAATAGATGTAACAGACACCGATCCACGTGAGGCTCTTCAACACGTTTTAAATGAGGGGGAAGTTGACGAGTTTCTATCTGAGCTTGTCTTCGGAACGCTTGAGAACCTCGAAAAAATTGATGAAGTCATTAAAGAAAATCTTGTGAACTGGACATTTAATCGGATCGGAAATGTTGACCGTTCAGTACTACGCATGGCTTCTTATGAAATGGTAGTCAGAGATGATATACCCGTTAACGTTAGTTTAAATGAAGCCGTTGAACTTGCGAAGTTATTCGGTGGAGAAGAATCAGGGCGTTTTGTGAATGGTGTCCTCTCTAAGATTATCCAAAAAAGCTAA
- a CDS encoding Asp23/Gls24 family envelope stress response protein, whose translation MNELQSFEMEEHDTGLGKVEISPEVIEVIGSIAASEVDGVAEMRGNFASGVVERFGRKDHRKGVKVELDEDGIILDAYVVVSYGLSIPEVCEKVQENIRQALLTMTALEISAVNVSVVGITFDKKEPENEE comes from the coding sequence ATGAATGAACTTCAATCATTTGAAATGGAAGAGCACGATACTGGTCTTGGAAAAGTAGAGATTTCACCTGAAGTTATCGAAGTCATTGGAAGTATTGCAGCTTCTGAAGTTGATGGTGTAGCAGAGATGAGAGGGAATTTCGCCTCTGGTGTTGTAGAACGCTTTGGGCGAAAGGATCATCGAAAAGGCGTCAAGGTGGAACTTGATGAAGATGGGATCATCCTAGATGCCTATGTGGTGGTAAGCTATGGTTTATCCATTCCGGAAGTATGTGAGAAGGTTCAGGAAAATATCCGTCAGGCCCTTCTTACAATGACTGCTCTAGAAATCAGTGCCGTCAACGTGAGTGTTGTAGGCATTACATTTGATAAAAAAGAACCAGAGAACGAAGAATAA
- the accC gene encoding acetyl-CoA carboxylase biotin carboxylase subunit: protein MEIKKLLVANRGEIAVRIIRACEELGIETVAVYSQADKDALHVRLADEAYCIGPTAAKDSYLNFTNIMSIATVTGVDAIHPGYGFLAENADFAELCRECNVTFVGPSPEAINRMGTKDVARTTMKEAGVPIVPGSEGIIKDADEAVALANEMGYPVIIKATAGGGGKGIRIAKDENELVKGINITQQEASTAFGNPGVYIEKFIEDFRHVEIQVLADNHGNAIHLGERDCSIQRRLQKLVEETPSPALDATIRKKMGDAAVRAAQAVQYSGAGTVEFIFEPTGNFYFMEMNTRIQVEHPVTEMVTGIDLIKEQIRAASDEELRYKQEDVTFKGWAIECRINAEDPDKKFMPSPGKVEMYLPPGGFGVRVDSAVYPGYDILPFYDSMVAKLITYADTREEAIARMKRALGEFVVEGVKTTIPFHMRLMNHEKFVSGDFNTKFLEKYDLTEQSMNSK, encoded by the coding sequence ATGGAGATTAAGAAATTACTTGTAGCTAACCGCGGAGAGATAGCAGTAAGAATCATACGAGCTTGTGAAGAGCTCGGAATAGAAACAGTAGCCGTATATTCCCAGGCGGATAAAGATGCGCTTCATGTTAGACTTGCTGATGAAGCTTATTGTATCGGACCCACAGCAGCAAAAGACAGCTATTTAAATTTTACGAATATCATGAGTATTGCTACTGTGACAGGGGTTGACGCCATTCATCCCGGATATGGTTTTCTAGCTGAAAATGCCGATTTTGCTGAGCTTTGTAGAGAATGCAATGTGACGTTTGTTGGTCCTAGTCCTGAAGCCATTAATCGCATGGGCACGAAAGACGTTGCTAGAACGACAATGAAGGAAGCTGGAGTTCCGATTGTACCTGGCTCTGAAGGGATTATTAAAGATGCTGACGAAGCAGTAGCTCTTGCGAACGAAATGGGTTATCCCGTCATTATTAAAGCTACTGCTGGCGGTGGCGGTAAAGGAATCCGTATTGCTAAGGATGAGAATGAATTAGTAAAAGGAATCAATATTACGCAACAAGAAGCCTCTACCGCATTTGGAAACCCTGGGGTTTACATTGAAAAGTTTATTGAAGACTTCCGACATGTAGAGATCCAGGTTCTTGCAGATAATCATGGGAATGCGATCCATCTAGGTGAGCGTGATTGTTCTATACAAAGGCGTTTACAAAAGCTAGTGGAAGAAACCCCTTCTCCAGCTCTTGACGCAACAATCAGAAAGAAAATGGGAGATGCGGCAGTGCGAGCTGCTCAAGCCGTTCAATATTCCGGTGCAGGAACTGTGGAGTTTATTTTTGAGCCAACAGGGAATTTTTATTTTATGGAAATGAATACGCGCATTCAAGTTGAGCACCCTGTGACTGAGATGGTAACGGGTATTGACTTAATTAAGGAACAAATCCGAGCAGCTTCTGATGAAGAACTTCGATACAAACAAGAAGATGTGACGTTTAAAGGATGGGCGATTGAGTGCCGTATCAACGCAGAAGATCCTGACAAAAAGTTTATGCCGTCCCCTGGTAAGGTTGAAATGTACCTGCCGCCGGGTGGATTTGGAGTTCGAGTTGATTCAGCTGTTTATCCAGGGTATGATATTTTACCTTTTTATGATTCAATGGTTGCAAAGCTGATTACTTATGCTGATACTCGAGAAGAAGCTATCGCTAGAATGAAGCGAGCACTAGGAGAATTTGTCGTTGAAGGTGTTAAAACAACTATTCCGTTCCATATGCGCCTTATGAATCATGAGAAATTTGTAAGCGGCGATTTCAATACAAAGTTTCTTGAGAAATATGATTTAACAGAGCAATCAATGAATTCTAAGTGA
- the accB gene encoding acetyl-CoA carboxylase biotin carboxyl carrier protein: MLKVQEIRELIKLIDQSSIDEFEYENDGSKIVLKKNDVQYAEAPVQQPVQQPVAQQAPEPVKQVASSSKEQATEEPKEEKQDESLHKIESPMVGTFYARPNPESDLYVKTGEKVSEDSVVCIIEAMKLFNEIEAEVNGEIVEMLVEDGQLVEYGQPLFLVKA; encoded by the coding sequence TTGTTAAAAGTTCAAGAAATTCGCGAATTGATCAAACTTATTGATCAATCAAGCATTGATGAATTCGAATACGAAAATGATGGGTCTAAAATTGTATTAAAGAAAAACGACGTACAATATGCTGAAGCACCGGTACAGCAGCCTGTTCAGCAGCCCGTTGCACAACAGGCGCCTGAGCCAGTGAAGCAAGTGGCGTCTTCTTCAAAAGAGCAAGCTACTGAAGAACCAAAAGAAGAGAAACAGGATGAATCATTACATAAGATAGAATCCCCAATGGTGGGAACGTTCTATGCTCGTCCAAATCCAGAGTCAGATCTTTATGTGAAAACAGGAGAAAAAGTTTCGGAAGATAGCGTAGTCTGCATCATTGAAGCAATGAAGCTTTTTAATGAAATAGAAGCAGAGGTAAATGGAGAAATCGTAGAAATGCTAGTTGAAGATGGTCAGCTGGTTGAATACGGACAGCCTCTGTTTTTAGTGAAAGCATAG
- a CDS encoding SpoIIIAH-like family protein: MVLKKQTVWLLTMLSLIIVLSAYYIMTPGTDNVAFVGDQDQEQSGEESKGEEAKETNAEEGDAVSSSVSSEEGFASIRLEIQEQRDAAIEDYTAVIASEASADLRNEAHEQRQELMALSQKESVLENVIKSEGYSDAVVYTLDDDKVRVIVKADQLSNEEANNIMVLAEEQLGEGHRIAVEFQAAAK, encoded by the coding sequence ATGGTTTTGAAAAAGCAAACAGTGTGGTTACTAACGATGTTAAGTTTAATCATTGTTTTATCAGCCTATTATATTATGACTCCTGGAACTGATAATGTAGCGTTTGTAGGGGATCAGGATCAAGAGCAGAGTGGTGAGGAAAGTAAAGGAGAAGAGGCAAAAGAAACGAACGCAGAAGAAGGAGATGCTGTTTCTTCAAGTGTTTCAAGTGAGGAAGGATTTGCATCCATAAGACTTGAGATTCAAGAACAACGAGATGCAGCGATTGAAGACTATACGGCAGTTATTGCAAGCGAAGCATCTGCTGACCTTAGAAATGAGGCACATGAGCAACGTCAAGAATTGATGGCATTATCTCAAAAAGAATCTGTATTGGAAAATGTGATAAAGTCAGAAGGGTATAGCGATGCGGTAGTTTATACGCTAGATGATGATAAAGTAAGAGTTATTGTTAAAGCAGATCAACTCTCGAATGAAGAAGCCAACAACATTATGGTACTAGCAGAGGAACAACTAGGAGAAGGCCATAGAATAGCGGTTGAATTTCAGGCTGCAGCAAAGTAA
- the spoIIIAG gene encoding stage III sporulation protein AG, protein MDEKPTSWLDQLKKPKKKKGIPLLYLIIAAGIGVIFMFSGSFFQSPEQVQEVFSEQAGSKDSEPTFSQKKSNPSSMAEYENVYETQLKEALDEVAGVSDATVIVNLDSTEEKIVEKNSTSTDKYTDESPNDGGSRKIEEQSSEEQVVVIQNDNGQEPIIVSTKKPVVRGVVVVAVGAENMEVKKMIVDAVTRLLDVKSHRVMVLPKKLKGES, encoded by the coding sequence GTGGATGAAAAACCAACTAGCTGGCTTGATCAATTGAAGAAGCCTAAAAAGAAAAAGGGAATCCCGTTATTATATTTGATTATTGCTGCGGGGATTGGCGTTATCTTCATGTTTTCCGGAAGCTTTTTCCAGTCGCCTGAACAAGTCCAGGAAGTGTTTTCAGAGCAGGCGGGTTCGAAGGATAGTGAACCTACCTTTAGTCAAAAAAAGTCCAATCCGTCGTCTATGGCTGAATACGAGAATGTATACGAAACACAGCTGAAAGAAGCTTTAGATGAAGTGGCAGGAGTTTCTGATGCCACAGTTATTGTGAATTTAGATTCTACAGAAGAAAAAATCGTTGAGAAGAACAGCACTTCTACTGATAAATATACGGATGAATCTCCAAATGATGGAGGTTCAAGAAAGATTGAAGAACAGTCAAGTGAAGAACAAGTTGTCGTCATTCAAAATGACAACGGACAGGAGCCTATCATTGTTAGTACAAAGAAGCCTGTCGTACGAGGAGTTGTAGTGGTAGCAGTTGGAGCAGAGAATATGGAAGTAAAGAAAATGATCGTGGATGCAGTAACAAGACTGCTAGACGTCAAGAGTCACCGTGTCATGGTGCTTCCGAAAAAATTAAAGGGGGAATCCTAA
- the spoIIIAF gene encoding stage III sporulation protein AF — MDIITGWITNIIVLILLATVLELLLPNSNMQRYVKMVIGLMLMAVILSPILTIFTKDFDAMLRTVTLTDSTLNANMENQIESKKSEIQASNAAYIEEQMAVQMKSQVEKELRDQFNLEITSVSLQLKNLDGEKDIDQIAVTVNEAGAEKSVQEVDAVSVSIDIQEEEVEETDTLSRKVAYFLADEWELYPKQVGVQVKGGE, encoded by the coding sequence GTGGATATTATTACAGGATGGATTACAAATATTATTGTGTTAATCCTTCTAGCAACAGTGCTAGAACTATTGTTGCCAAATTCAAATATGCAGCGTTATGTAAAGATGGTTATAGGTTTAATGTTAATGGCGGTTATTTTATCTCCTATACTCACGATTTTCACAAAAGACTTTGATGCCATGCTCCGAACAGTAACGCTCACTGACTCAACTCTAAATGCAAATATGGAAAATCAGATAGAATCAAAGAAAAGTGAAATACAAGCATCCAATGCTGCATATATTGAAGAACAAATGGCTGTCCAAATGAAAAGCCAGGTAGAAAAGGAGTTGAGGGACCAGTTTAACCTCGAGATCACAAGCGTTAGTCTTCAGTTAAAGAATCTTGATGGGGAAAAGGATATTGATCAAATTGCAGTAACAGTAAATGAAGCAGGAGCAGAAAAATCTGTTCAGGAAGTGGATGCTGTATCCGTATCAATTGATATTCAAGAGGAAGAGGTCGAAGAAACGGATACTCTCTCGCGTAAGGTTGCATACTTTCTTGCAGATGAGTGGGAGTTGTATCCAAAACAAGTCGGAGTTCAGGTGAAAGGAGGAGAGTAG
- the spoIIIAE gene encoding stage III sporulation protein AE — protein MPHMKKMLLMLLFLCFSLMFFESSVAAKGEEEPLSSQFVDKQLNTLGLQEIQDYWDEVIEEYGGFLPESQKGSFMEFIKGEKQISLKAYFIGLLKFLFHELLVHGKLLGSLILLTIFSILLQNMQNAFEHKAVSTVAYGIIYMVLIILALNSFHVAIQYTEDAIANMMGFLLALIPLLLALMASVGGVASVAFFHPIVLFLVNTGGLLIQKFVLPMLFLSAVLAIVSTISEQYKVTQLSNLLRNVAIGTLGVFFAVFLGVISVQGATTAVADGVTIRAAKFVTGNFIPVVGRMFTDATDTVLSASVLLKNTVGLAGVVILLMICAFPALKVLSLVLIYNIAAAVIQPLGGGPIIQSLNVISKSILFIFAALAIVSLMFFLAVTIIIASGNITLMVR, from the coding sequence ATGCCTCACATGAAAAAAATGCTGTTGATGCTGCTATTCCTCTGCTTTTCTCTTATGTTTTTTGAATCTTCAGTAGCGGCAAAAGGGGAAGAGGAGCCTCTTTCAAGTCAATTTGTAGACAAGCAGTTAAATACGCTTGGTTTACAAGAAATACAAGATTATTGGGATGAAGTCATTGAAGAATACGGGGGTTTTTTACCTGAAAGTCAGAAAGGCTCATTTATGGAATTCATTAAAGGAGAAAAGCAGATATCTTTAAAAGCGTATTTTATTGGCCTACTAAAGTTTCTCTTCCATGAACTGCTTGTGCATGGAAAGCTTCTTGGGAGTCTGATCCTTCTTACAATTTTTAGTATCCTTCTGCAGAACATGCAAAATGCATTTGAACATAAAGCAGTTAGTACAGTAGCGTATGGCATTATTTATATGGTTTTAATTATCCTGGCACTAAATAGCTTTCATGTTGCGATTCAGTATACAGAAGATGCTATAGCTAACATGATGGGATTCTTACTTGCATTAATTCCATTGCTTTTAGCTTTAATGGCATCTGTGGGTGGAGTAGCTTCTGTTGCTTTCTTTCATCCGATCGTCTTATTTCTTGTAAATACTGGTGGATTACTTATTCAGAAGTTTGTACTTCCAATGCTCTTTCTATCAGCGGTCCTCGCTATTGTAAGTACTATCAGTGAGCAGTACAAGGTTACCCAGCTTTCTAATTTATTACGAAATGTAGCGATAGGAACTCTTGGCGTTTTCTTTGCGGTTTTTTTAGGGGTTATTTCAGTACAAGGTGCGACAACTGCGGTAGCGGATGGCGTTACGATACGAGCTGCGAAATTTGTAACGGGTAACTTTATCCCAGTCGTTGGTCGGATGTTTACAGATGCCACCGACACGGTGTTAAGCGCCTCTGTTCTATTAAAAAACACGGTGGGCTTAGCTGGGGTTGTCATTCTCTTAATGATCTGCGCTTTTCCGGCGCTAAAAGTATTATCACTAGTACTAATCTATAATATTGCTGCAGCGGTGATTCAACCATTGGGCGGTGGTCCAATTATTCAATCCTTAAATGTTATATCAAAAAGCATTTTGTTCATATTTGCGGCCCTTGCTATTGTTTCATTGATGTTCTTTCTTGCTGTAACGATTATTATAGCATCTGGCAATATTACGTTAATGGTGCGTTAG
- the spoIIIAD gene encoding stage III sporulation protein AD — MDILQIVGLGLIATFLVIVVKEQKPVFAFTITVFTGALIFLYLIGEIQHIIRMLESLAAKANVEIVYVETVLKIIGIAYIAEFGAQIVRDAGQGAIASKIELAGKLLILAMAIPILTLIIETVLKLLPS, encoded by the coding sequence ATTGATATTTTACAAATAGTCGGCTTAGGATTAATCGCTACCTTCCTAGTTATTGTGGTCAAAGAGCAAAAGCCTGTGTTTGCCTTCACGATTACGGTTTTCACAGGCGCTTTAATTTTTCTCTACTTAATAGGAGAAATTCAACACATTATTCGAATGCTTGAAAGTCTTGCAGCAAAAGCGAATGTTGAAATCGTGTATGTGGAAACGGTTTTAAAAATTATCGGAATCGCTTATATAGCAGAATTCGGTGCGCAAATTGTAAGAGATGCGGGTCAAGGCGCAATTGCATCGAAAATTGAACTTGCTGGTAAGTTGTTGATTCTTGCTATGGCAATTCCAATCTTAACGTTAATCATAGAAACAGTATTGAAATTATTACCATCATAA
- the spoIIIAC gene encoding stage III sporulation protein AC: protein MNHDVNTIFQIAGIGIIVAMLHTILKQMGKEEYAHWVTLIGFIVVLYMVITIIDDLFQKIRGVFLFQG, encoded by the coding sequence ATGAATCATGATGTAAATACGATTTTTCAAATAGCTGGTATTGGTATTATCGTTGCCATGCTTCATACAATCTTAAAGCAAATGGGAAAAGAGGAATACGCGCACTGGGTCACTTTAATAGGATTTATTGTTGTCCTTTATATGGTCATTACAATTATAGATGATCTTTTTCAGAAAATACGAGGAGTCTTCCTTTTTCAAGGGTAG
- the spoIIIAB gene encoding stage III sporulation protein SpoIIIAB has product MKLLGAVLIIMASTWAGVEWSRTVSERSRQLRQLKAALQSLEAEIVYGMTPLSVACSHICRQVGHPVSWFFDSFRRKLEAGHATAYEAWIESMEEVWKYTAFKNEEKEVMKQLGATIGQHDREHEQKQLKLALIHLEREESEARDNQMKYERMFKSLGVLGGILLVILLI; this is encoded by the coding sequence ATGAAGTTACTAGGTGCAGTGCTCATCATTATGGCAAGCACATGGGCAGGTGTGGAATGGTCCAGGACAGTTAGTGAACGGTCACGCCAATTACGTCAGTTGAAGGCGGCATTACAGTCACTAGAAGCAGAGATTGTTTACGGAATGACACCTTTAAGCGTTGCTTGTAGTCATATATGTAGACAGGTTGGTCATCCTGTATCGTGGTTTTTTGATTCATTTAGGAGGAAGCTTGAGGCAGGCCATGCTACTGCGTATGAAGCATGGATTGAAAGTATGGAGGAAGTTTGGAAATACACTGCCTTTAAAAATGAGGAAAAAGAAGTGATGAAGCAATTAGGCGCTACCATTGGTCAGCATGATCGAGAACATGAGCAAAAGCAACTGAAGCTGGCATTAATTCACTTAGAGAGAGAAGAAAGTGAAGCGAGAGATAATCAGATGAAATATGAAAGAATGTTTAAAAGCCTTGGTGTACTTGGCGGTATTCTTCTTGTCATACTTTTGATTTAG
- the spoIIIAA gene encoding stage III sporulation protein AA, producing MEEVLRVLPENVQKILNQYSIVERSTIEEIRMRINRPLEIMINGKPDFPLLNGQGYFISKDDGLQMINKLSHYSLYALEEELKKGFVTIEGGHRVGLAGKVITLNGHVKAIRDIASFNVRIAKQKLGIAIPLVSYLYAGRWMNTIILGPPQSGKTTMLRDLTRLMAEGDELRRIPSAKVGVVDERSEIAGCVQGIPQHRLGDRVDVLDACPKAEGMMMMIRSMSPEILIVDEIGRKEDSEAIIEAINAGINLVVTVHGTKLDDLNRRPSMQGLLKSGCFDRIVELSREDGPGTISAIKDKTGKEIRRKKVI from the coding sequence TTGGAAGAAGTTCTTCGCGTGCTTCCGGAAAATGTACAAAAAATCTTGAATCAGTATTCAATTGTTGAAAGATCGACGATTGAAGAAATTCGAATGCGTATTAACCGTCCACTTGAGATAATGATCAACGGGAAGCCGGATTTTCCTCTCTTAAATGGCCAGGGCTATTTTATTTCAAAAGATGATGGTCTACAAATGATAAATAAGCTAAGTCACTACTCTCTCTATGCTCTGGAAGAAGAACTTAAAAAAGGTTTTGTAACGATTGAGGGAGGGCATCGTGTAGGCCTCGCAGGGAAGGTTATTACACTAAATGGACATGTCAAAGCCATTAGAGATATTGCTTCATTTAATGTGAGAATTGCGAAGCAAAAGCTTGGAATAGCTATACCGCTAGTATCATATCTATATGCTGGAAGGTGGATGAATACGATTATATTAGGGCCACCTCAGTCTGGTAAAACGACAATGCTTCGTGATTTAACTCGACTTATGGCTGAAGGAGATGAATTAAGAAGGATTCCATCAGCAAAGGTAGGCGTTGTCGATGAGCGCTCAGAAATAGCTGGATGTGTACAGGGGATCCCTCAACATCGATTGGGAGACCGTGTTGATGTACTCGACGCGTGTCCAAAAGCGGAAGGAATGATGATGATGATTCGCTCCATGAGTCCAGAAATACTGATTGTAGATGAAATTGGACGAAAAGAAGACAGTGAAGCGATTATCGAAGCAATAAATGCTGGGATTAATCTCGTAGTGACAGTCCATGGGACGAAATTGGATGATTTAAACCGTAGGCCAAGTATGCAGGGGTTATTAAAGTCGGGGTGCTTTGATCGTATCGTCGAACTGTCGCGAGAAGATGGTCCAGGAACAATTAGTGCGATTAAAGATAAAACCGGTAAGGAAATTCGACGTAAAAAGGTGATCTAG
- a CDS encoding DUF2619 domain-containing protein, whose translation MIHSVLVMGVLRILSGVIELTAAILILFIQDLRTAMMINAILAIVGPIILVVTMSVGLIGLAGDLSIMKIIFIMIGVAFILIGTLS comes from the coding sequence ATGATTCATTCCGTTCTTGTCATGGGAGTGCTTCGAATACTTTCTGGTGTGATTGAGCTTACAGCAGCGATTCTCATTCTTTTTATTCAGGATCTAAGAACAGCCATGATGATTAATGCCATTCTCGCTATAGTTGGTCCAATTATTTTAGTAGTTACCATGTCAGTGGGGTTGATTGGTCTAGCAGGTGATCTATCAATTATGAAAATTATTTTTATCATGATAGGGGTTGCCTTTATTTTAATTGGAACCCTTTCATAG
- a CDS encoding TetR/AcrR family transcriptional regulator — protein sequence MKKIEDSMEWLFDEEVSESGDLTEKQKRIVKAAVEMFQEKGFSASSTSQIARRAGVAEGTIFRHYNTKKDLLLAIVTPVMSHLVAPFIVKDLDKVLKPDYEHYEDFLRAVVKNRQAFIHKHLPIVKILMQEIPFHEELRTQFIEHVAKDLFDRFEKVIVHFQQKGELIQIPPSSAIRLSITAVLGFFLARYIMVPESEWDDEQEIELTVQFILNGLKAK from the coding sequence ATGAAAAAGATAGAAGACAGCATGGAATGGCTATTTGATGAAGAGGTAAGCGAGTCCGGAGATTTAACTGAGAAACAAAAACGCATTGTTAAAGCGGCAGTTGAAATGTTCCAGGAAAAAGGATTCTCCGCTTCCTCAACAAGTCAAATTGCGAGACGTGCTGGTGTAGCGGAAGGAACAATATTTCGCCATTATAATACAAAGAAAGACTTGCTGCTCGCTATTGTTACACCTGTTATGAGCCATCTTGTCGCCCCTTTCATCGTGAAAGATTTAGACAAAGTATTAAAACCAGACTATGAGCACTATGAGGATTTTTTGAGAGCTGTTGTAAAAAATAGACAGGCGTTCATACACAAGCACTTACCAATTGTTAAAATTTTGATGCAGGAGATTCCTTTTCATGAAGAACTTCGTACCCAATTTATCGAGCATGTAGCAAAGGATTTGTTTGATCGATTTGAAAAAGTGATCGTTCACTTCCAACAGAAAGGCGAATTAATCCAAATTCCGCCTTCCTCTGCGATCAGACTTTCGATAACAGCCGTTCTCGGGTTTTTTCTTGCACGGTATATTATGGTGCCGGAGAGTGAGTGGGATGATGAGCAGGAGATTGAACTGACAGTTCAATTTATATTAAATGGTTTAAAAGCAAAATGA